A DNA window from Vibrio cidicii contains the following coding sequences:
- a CDS encoding CvpA family protein, whose translation MNWLDFVILGVIGFSALISLVRGFAKEALSLVIWFGAFFISSNYYAKLAVYFTNIEDDMFRNGAAIAALFVATLVVGAVVNYVIAQLVQKTGLSGTDRILGVVFGGLRGVLIVSAVLFFMDAFTAFPSSEWWKSSQLVPEFSRIIAPFFEHLQATSSFLSGTLK comes from the coding sequence ATGAATTGGTTAGATTTTGTCATTTTAGGGGTGATCGGATTCTCAGCTCTGATCAGTTTAGTTCGCGGTTTTGCCAAAGAGGCATTGTCGTTGGTGATTTGGTTTGGAGCCTTTTTTATCTCCAGTAACTACTACGCCAAACTTGCGGTGTATTTTACCAACATCGAAGACGACATGTTTCGCAACGGAGCTGCGATAGCGGCACTGTTTGTCGCAACCTTAGTCGTTGGTGCAGTCGTCAATTATGTGATTGCTCAACTGGTACAAAAAACAGGGCTGTCAGGTACCGACCGGATTCTCGGTGTGGTTTTTGGTGGTTTACGTGGAGTATTGATTGTCTCTGCGGTGCTGTTTTTTATGGATGCGTTTACTGCATTCCCAAGCTCGGAGTGGTGGAAGAGTTCGCAGTTGGTTCCCGAATTCAGCCGCATCATCGCTCCCTTCTTCGAGCATTTACAAGCAACATCAAGTTTTTTGTCTGGCACTCTCAAATAG
- the truA gene encoding tRNA pseudouridine(38-40) synthase TruA, whose product MRIALGIEYNGSDYFGWQRQREVKSVQEKLESALSKVANHPVEVQCAGRTDAGVHGTGQVVHFDTDVSRKMVAWMMGTNANLPGDIAVRWAKEVPDEFHARFSATARRYRYIIYNHALRPAILGRGVSHYHGELDEKKMHLAGQYLLGENDFTSFRAVHCQSHSPFRNLMHLNVTRHGHYIVIDIKANAFVHHMVRNITGSLIMVGRGEQSPEWIQWLLEAKDRKLAGPTAKAEGLYLVDVDYPQAFELPREPIGPLFLPDNLNL is encoded by the coding sequence ATGAGAATTGCATTAGGCATCGAATACAACGGCAGTGACTACTTTGGCTGGCAGAGACAGCGAGAAGTAAAGAGCGTACAGGAAAAGCTCGAAAGTGCGCTTTCCAAGGTCGCGAACCATCCTGTTGAAGTTCAATGTGCTGGGCGCACCGATGCAGGTGTCCACGGTACTGGGCAAGTTGTGCACTTTGATACCGATGTAAGCCGCAAGATGGTTGCTTGGATGATGGGAACCAATGCGAATCTGCCGGGAGATATTGCGGTGCGCTGGGCGAAAGAAGTACCTGATGAATTTCATGCCCGTTTTTCTGCCACTGCGCGGCGCTATCGCTACATCATTTATAACCATGCATTGCGACCCGCTATTCTTGGGCGTGGTGTCAGCCACTATCATGGTGAACTTGATGAGAAAAAAATGCATTTGGCTGGACAATATCTGCTCGGTGAGAACGACTTTACCTCGTTTCGAGCAGTGCATTGCCAATCGCATAGTCCGTTTCGTAACTTAATGCACTTAAATGTTACACGTCATGGGCACTACATCGTGATTGATATCAAAGCGAATGCATTTGTCCACCATATGGTGCGCAACATTACCGGAAGCCTAATTATGGTCGGGCGTGGCGAACAATCGCCCGAGTGGATTCAATGGCTGCTCGAAGCCAAAGATCGCAAACTAGCTGGACCCACAGCCAAGGCTGAAGGCTTATATCTGGTGGATGTTGATTATCCACAGGCATTTGAATTGCCTCGTGAGCCGATCGGTCCGCTATTTTTGCCAGATAATTTGAACTTATAG
- a CDS encoding SPOR domain-containing protein yields MASKFQSRLVGTIILVAVGVIILPDVLDGEKLHYREEFATIPIKPELDSEVENFEILEPVEDTMALPESPVVTTVTSKDGAAKDKPSKEEVTVAVQSVDEKNSYQDSGWIIQLMALRNAENAQNMVKDLQKRGYQAHTIQENGFTRVVIGPDVSKSKLERQILELEKITGSKGQLLKFRPLNP; encoded by the coding sequence ATGGCAAGTAAGTTTCAAAGCCGGCTGGTCGGAACCATTATTTTGGTGGCGGTTGGGGTGATTATCCTACCGGATGTGTTGGATGGAGAAAAACTGCACTACCGAGAAGAGTTTGCCACGATCCCGATTAAGCCAGAGCTCGACAGCGAAGTGGAAAACTTTGAGATCCTTGAACCAGTCGAAGACACCATGGCGTTGCCGGAGTCACCTGTTGTGACCACAGTGACGTCAAAGGATGGCGCGGCTAAAGATAAGCCGAGCAAAGAGGAGGTCACCGTTGCAGTTCAATCGGTTGATGAGAAAAATAGCTATCAGGACTCCGGCTGGATTATTCAATTGATGGCGCTGCGTAATGCCGAAAATGCTCAGAACATGGTGAAGGATCTGCAAAAGCGTGGTTATCAAGCACACACCATCCAAGAAAACGGTTTTACCCGCGTTGTCATCGGTCCAGACGTTTCAAAAAGTAAACTGGAGCGACAGATCCTAGAATTGGAAAAAATTACCGGTTCGAAAGGTCAGTTGCTCAAATTTAGACCATTAAACCCATAA
- the accD gene encoding acetyl-CoA carboxylase, carboxyltransferase subunit beta — protein MSWLEKILEKSNIVSSRKASIPEGVWTKCTSCEQVLYHAELERNLEVCPKCNHHMRMKARRRLETFLDEGERVELGTELEPQDKLKFKDSKRYKERIAAAQKSSGEKDALVAMKGELLGIPVVACAFEFSFMGGSMGSVVGARFVRAVEAAMENNCALVCFSASGGARMQEALMSLMQMAKTSAALERLSAKGLPFISVMTDPTMGGVSASLAMLGDINIGEPKALIGFAGRRVIEQTVREDLPEGFQRSEFLLEHGAIDMIVDRREMRQRVGGLIAKMTNHKSPLVVSVHDAPNEAAYSVPEADEKG, from the coding sequence ATGAGTTGGCTTGAAAAGATTTTAGAGAAAAGCAACATTGTAAGTTCACGTAAAGCATCGATTCCAGAAGGTGTTTGGACCAAATGTACGTCATGTGAACAAGTTCTGTACCATGCAGAGCTAGAACGTAATCTTGAAGTTTGCCCCAAGTGTAATCATCACATGCGTATGAAAGCACGTCGTCGTCTAGAAACGTTTTTGGATGAGGGTGAACGAGTGGAGCTAGGCACAGAGCTAGAGCCACAAGATAAACTGAAGTTTAAAGATTCTAAGCGTTACAAAGAGCGTATTGCGGCGGCTCAGAAGAGCAGCGGCGAGAAAGATGCATTGGTGGCGATGAAAGGCGAGTTATTGGGTATCCCAGTGGTCGCTTGTGCGTTTGAGTTCTCCTTTATGGGCGGTTCAATGGGCTCTGTTGTTGGTGCGCGTTTTGTACGTGCAGTTGAAGCAGCGATGGAAAACAATTGTGCTCTGGTCTGTTTCTCGGCCAGTGGCGGTGCGCGTATGCAAGAGGCGTTGATGTCTCTGATGCAGATGGCAAAAACCAGTGCAGCACTTGAACGCCTATCGGCCAAAGGGTTGCCGTTTATTTCGGTCATGACGGATCCAACCATGGGCGGAGTTTCGGCAAGTTTGGCCATGTTGGGCGACATTAACATCGGTGAACCTAAAGCGCTGATCGGCTTTGCTGGTCGTCGTGTGATCGAACAAACCGTGCGCGAAGACTTGCCAGAAGGTTTCCAACGCAGCGAGTTCCTGCTTGAGCATGGCGCGATCGATATGATTGTTGACCGCCGTGAAATGCGTCAGCGCGTTGGTGGTTTGATTGCGAAAATGACCAATCATAAGTCGCCGCTGGTGGTTTCTGTGCACGATGCACCAAATGAAGCCGCATATTCTGTACCAGAAGCGGACGAAAAAGGGTAA
- a CDS encoding FimV/HubP family polar landmark protein produces MRQIFQRLLAPLLLMTALPTSVSQADGIRLVGPTGEVQSSPSFSEQVERANAPLPSSNQPSTFYGPTTENETLWSVASRLRPANNVSVQQTLLAIYRLNPQAFENQNIHSLIPGSNLRIPSLEQVRSATTEQAVTIMKAHQDKLRAPVAVQPAPVRPTVALPSAPVTPASPEAIQPQTPVVTQTESPQVKTLEKQLESSESELTALEEKNHNLRLMLAQVQSEVDGLKSELGDENRIRSEVEKLLAEEREKLAEQQKKQPSALDNFLSNGWLVAAAALIPGALIGLLIVMLLGRRKESAPEPEVESKQAPLTPPPVADDELDELSDELGLDDDLFSETEEDADKLFDDATDNEDDVFGNLDDDELDFNLEGEDGEDPFASIGDDGDLDTDFDEFEPSANGISVKGSDKALGLQEMERALDDALPDLEISDDEESDSFDLSDDNLAMSEDDFAELLAADEPSEELGDAALDQSMLDDLFASMDEEDDSDEFDLDLDQPEDDEPSATKLPEDAFTAGMASDEDVENLFAQFEEKKETASADDVFDELEALSGLSESDDDDVSTALLDEMLEEDNSSFDALDELEQLAGLDETQTSFEPDGTELLDEMLDLAEESEEEEFDPLSELDELASFGEVDPVPELDENSIDLLDELLDAELDETSDTSLLDDEAQFSSPEESVEDSDEALFDELIGLDETQPDNDLLSESDVSEFDFAQELESALDASDEEVELSADKQDAVEEERQQALTQESQQEPQNIPETDLSDEPLEQISPDETNTDDIASLDKEFNSQDFIDDLADVAPLMDPLLDVLPDEVSFDEVTDADDQAWESGEVEESPSRDETPHSYQHEPEQDLADEFEQEGLFDQPSLEPELEQQVLAEDDKWHEDQESDDDDDWLQAVIDEVEQPRVASEEPVEELPASDTSDKLTEEAASQQESELLDDELDEDWLQAAIDDVEQPESPAKADEEPAFDAQPSDEEAQDTQIDEELSADTDEELTQADENVPVDNTLDEVLQAEPSSDESDPEQTASDSKVQEEQPAADEAPQFTPTPNTVANEFGTPQEEDWAAAESELDGFGQIEPEMPRQQEESLAAFADEDAFANEDNAALQDEEALAPASHDDEVLDDADLPEFDEEDARTASENEADQESEASLGADAIGLNELELNEFGEAEEPESQSDLIEEQALELDDLDLPEFGEEDALAATAEEPEAESDVIEDQALDLDDLDLPEFGEEDALAATAEEPEAQSDLIEDQALELDDLDLPEFGEEDALAAMAEEPEAQSDVIEDQALELDDLELPEFGEEEVLAAMAEEPEAQSDVIEDQALELDDLDLPEFGEEDALAAMAEEPETESDVIEDQALELDDLELPEFGEEEALAAMAEEPEAQSDVIEDQALELDDLDLPEFGEEDPLAAMAEEPEAESDVIEDQALELDDLDLPEFGEEDTLAAMAEEPEAESDVIEDQALELDDLELPEFGEEEALELDDLDLPELGEEDVLAQIETEPSLDTENLPSEDAEEIELPQFGEEEALEAVADEPSFELDDLPEPEDDDFVIDDLDLPEFGEEDAISSVASELGEELEPSEQDEQDFPFNDLELPSFQNEHDRPLGQSVQGDASSYDEQDALYDVFAQEADFNLAEDEVLQQFDEAAMANLLSEEPFEDDFFAGELDGDTVASAGMDLEAMLAVGEDWDGFKLPEEPTLGATEEMPEDEREIWGSEEALQQPTIDDENWAEQDDFDPKRHQFMTIDELMAQVDGDEVELDDPDLKLDVGLDEFPDVIGDISDIDVDENAEAAGKLDLAKIYIEMNDESGAVKLLEEAIVYGDDAVRREAKQLIDKINGR; encoded by the coding sequence ATGCGTCAAATTTTCCAGCGCCTGTTAGCCCCTTTGCTGCTAATGACCGCGCTACCGACATCAGTATCCCAAGCGGACGGCATTCGACTGGTAGGTCCGACTGGGGAAGTGCAATCATCGCCCAGTTTTTCCGAGCAGGTTGAGCGCGCTAATGCCCCCCTGCCAAGCAGCAACCAACCTTCGACATTTTACGGTCCAACGACAGAGAACGAAACGCTCTGGTCTGTGGCCAGCAGACTAAGACCTGCCAACAACGTCTCGGTACAGCAAACCCTTTTAGCCATCTACCGTTTAAATCCGCAGGCGTTTGAAAACCAAAATATCCACAGTTTGATTCCTGGCAGTAATCTGCGTATCCCGTCTTTAGAACAAGTACGAAGTGCGACCACAGAACAAGCCGTTACCATCATGAAGGCGCATCAGGACAAACTACGCGCGCCTGTAGCAGTGCAGCCAGCGCCTGTTCGCCCAACGGTTGCTCTGCCAAGCGCACCAGTGACACCTGCCTCGCCAGAAGCTATCCAGCCGCAAACACCGGTCGTCACACAGACCGAGTCGCCGCAAGTTAAAACACTAGAAAAGCAGCTTGAAAGCTCAGAAAGCGAGTTGACCGCGTTAGAAGAGAAAAATCACAACTTACGCTTGATGCTAGCCCAAGTGCAATCGGAAGTGGATGGTCTTAAGTCGGAGCTTGGTGATGAAAACCGCATCCGTTCAGAGGTGGAAAAACTGCTAGCGGAAGAGCGTGAAAAACTGGCAGAGCAGCAAAAGAAACAGCCTTCTGCGCTGGATAACTTCTTATCAAACGGTTGGTTGGTTGCGGCGGCAGCCTTGATTCCGGGAGCGCTCATCGGCTTACTGATCGTCATGCTGCTTGGTCGTCGTAAAGAGTCAGCACCAGAACCGGAAGTCGAAAGCAAACAAGCGCCACTGACGCCACCGCCCGTTGCTGATGATGAGCTAGACGAGCTTTCTGATGAGCTGGGGCTGGATGATGATCTCTTCAGTGAAACTGAAGAGGATGCCGATAAACTGTTTGATGATGCCACAGATAACGAAGACGATGTTTTTGGCAACCTGGATGACGACGAGCTCGACTTCAATCTGGAAGGGGAAGACGGTGAGGATCCGTTTGCCAGCATTGGAGATGATGGTGACCTCGATACCGATTTTGACGAGTTTGAACCTTCAGCCAATGGCATCAGTGTCAAAGGTTCAGATAAAGCACTGGGCTTACAAGAGATGGAACGCGCCTTGGATGACGCTTTGCCCGATCTCGAAATCAGCGACGACGAAGAAAGTGATAGTTTCGATCTCTCCGATGATAATTTGGCCATGTCGGAAGATGACTTTGCTGAGTTGCTGGCGGCGGACGAGCCAAGTGAAGAGCTCGGCGATGCTGCCCTCGATCAATCCATGCTGGATGATTTGTTTGCCAGCATGGATGAGGAAGATGATAGCGATGAGTTCGATCTCGATCTTGATCAGCCGGAAGATGACGAACCGAGTGCCACCAAGCTGCCAGAGGATGCCTTTACTGCTGGAATGGCATCAGATGAAGATGTGGAAAATCTCTTTGCTCAGTTTGAGGAAAAGAAAGAAACAGCATCGGCGGACGATGTTTTTGACGAACTAGAGGCGTTGTCTGGCCTCAGTGAAAGCGATGACGATGACGTCTCTACCGCACTGCTAGATGAAATGCTGGAAGAAGATAACAGCAGTTTCGATGCGTTGGATGAGCTAGAGCAGCTTGCTGGCCTTGACGAGACACAAACGAGCTTTGAGCCAGATGGCACCGAGCTGTTGGATGAAATGCTCGATCTTGCAGAAGAGAGTGAAGAGGAAGAGTTTGACCCGCTGAGTGAACTTGATGAATTGGCTTCTTTTGGTGAAGTTGATCCGGTTCCCGAGCTGGATGAAAACAGTATCGATTTGCTCGATGAGCTACTTGACGCGGAGCTGGATGAGACAAGTGATACATCTCTGCTTGATGATGAAGCACAGTTTTCATCACCTGAAGAGAGTGTAGAGGATTCCGATGAAGCGCTTTTTGATGAGCTGATCGGCTTGGATGAAACGCAGCCTGACAATGACCTATTGTCTGAGTCGGACGTAAGTGAGTTCGATTTTGCCCAAGAGCTTGAATCGGCTTTGGACGCGTCGGATGAGGAGGTTGAACTGAGCGCCGACAAGCAAGACGCTGTCGAAGAAGAGCGCCAGCAAGCCTTGACGCAAGAGTCGCAACAAGAGCCACAAAATATTCCAGAGACGGATTTGTCCGATGAACCATTGGAGCAAATCTCGCCAGATGAAACGAATACCGATGATATTGCGTCGTTAGACAAAGAGTTCAATAGCCAAGATTTTATTGACGACTTGGCGGATGTTGCTCCACTGATGGACCCGCTTTTGGATGTGCTGCCTGATGAGGTGTCATTCGATGAAGTGACGGATGCTGATGATCAGGCTTGGGAGAGTGGCGAAGTTGAAGAAAGCCCAAGTCGCGACGAAACGCCGCACAGCTATCAACATGAGCCCGAACAAGACCTTGCGGATGAATTTGAACAAGAGGGGCTTTTCGATCAGCCCTCATTAGAGCCAGAACTTGAACAACAAGTACTGGCAGAAGATGACAAATGGCATGAAGACCAAGAGTCTGACGACGATGACGACTGGTTACAAGCGGTAATCGATGAAGTCGAGCAGCCACGCGTTGCATCTGAGGAGCCAGTAGAAGAACTGCCAGCATCTGATACCTCTGATAAGTTGACGGAAGAAGCGGCCTCGCAGCAAGAGTCTGAACTGCTTGATGACGAGCTCGACGAAGATTGGCTACAAGCGGCGATTGACGACGTTGAGCAACCTGAGTCGCCAGCAAAAGCGGATGAAGAGCCTGCTTTTGACGCGCAACCGAGTGATGAAGAAGCACAAGATACTCAGATTGATGAAGAGTTGAGCGCGGATACTGACGAAGAACTCACTCAAGCGGACGAAAACGTTCCAGTCGATAATACATTAGATGAGGTTTTGCAGGCTGAGCCATCGAGTGACGAAAGCGATCCTGAGCAGACAGCGTCAGATAGCAAGGTACAGGAAGAGCAACCTGCTGCGGATGAAGCCCCTCAATTTACGCCAACACCCAATACGGTTGCCAATGAGTTTGGTACGCCGCAGGAAGAAGATTGGGCCGCCGCTGAAAGCGAGTTAGACGGCTTTGGGCAAATTGAGCCTGAGATGCCAAGGCAGCAAGAGGAATCGCTAGCCGCTTTCGCTGATGAAGACGCTTTTGCGAATGAAGATAATGCAGCGCTTCAAGACGAGGAAGCCCTTGCTCCCGCCTCGCATGATGATGAAGTGCTGGATGATGCGGATTTACCAGAATTTGATGAAGAAGATGCACGGACAGCCAGTGAGAACGAAGCTGATCAAGAGTCAGAAGCTTCATTAGGCGCTGATGCGATTGGGCTGAACGAGCTTGAGTTAAATGAGTTTGGTGAGGCCGAAGAGCCAGAGTCGCAGTCTGATCTCATTGAAGAGCAAGCGCTGGAGCTGGACGATTTAGATCTGCCTGAGTTCGGCGAAGAAGACGCACTGGCAGCGACGGCTGAAGAGCCAGAGGCGGAGTCTGATGTTATCGAAGACCAAGCGCTGGATCTAGACGATTTAGATCTGCCCGAGTTTGGTGAAGAAGACGCACTGGCGGCGACGGCTGAAGAGCCAGAGGCGCAGTCTGATCTCATTGAAGACCAAGCGCTGGAGCTGGACGATTTAGACCTGCCTGAGTTTGGTGAAGAAGACGCGCTGGCGGCGATGGCCGAAGAGCCAGAGGCGCAGTCTGATGTTATCGAAGACCAAGCGCTGGAGCTGGACGATTTAGAGCTGCCCGAGTTCGGCGAAGAAGAGGTTCTGGCTGCGATGGCCGAAGAGCCAGAGGCGCAGTCTGATGTTATCGAAGACCAAGCGCTGGAGCTGGACGATTTAGATCTGCCCGAGTTTGGTGAAGAAGACGCGCTGGCGGCGATGGCCGAAGAGCCAGAGACGGAGTCTGATGTCATTGAAGACCAAGCGCTGGAGCTGGACGATTTAGAGCTGCCCGAGTTCGGTGAAGAAGAGGCCCTGGCGGCGATGGCCGAAGAGCCAGAGGCGCAGTCTGATGTTATCGAAGACCAAGCGCTGGAGCTGGACGATTTAGACCTGCCCGAGTTTGGTGAAGAAGACCCATTGGCGGCGATGGCCGAAGAGCCAGAGGCGGAGTCTGATGTCATCGAAGACCAAGCGCTGGAGCTAGACGATTTAGACCTGCCTGAGTTTGGCGAAGAAGACACGCTGGCTGCGATGGCCGAAGAGCCAGAGGCGGAGTCTGATGTCATTGAAGACCAAGCGCTGGAGCTGGACGATTTAGAGCTGCCTGAGTTTGGTGAAGAAGAGGCACTGGAGCTCGATGATCTTGATTTGCCAGAGCTCGGCGAAGAAGACGTCCTAGCCCAGATCGAAACAGAGCCGTCGTTAGACACCGAGAATTTGCCAAGCGAAGATGCAGAAGAGATCGAACTGCCACAGTTTGGTGAAGAAGAAGCGCTTGAGGCGGTCGCCGATGAACCGTCCTTTGAGCTCGACGATTTACCTGAGCCAGAAGATGACGATTTCGTCATTGATGATCTCGATTTGCCTGAGTTTGGCGAAGAAGACGCGATTAGCTCGGTTGCGAGTGAACTCGGTGAAGAGCTGGAGCCATCAGAACAGGATGAGCAAGATTTCCCGTTTAATGATCTCGAATTGCCTTCGTTTCAAAACGAACATGATAGGCCGCTTGGCCAATCCGTTCAGGGCGACGCTTCCTCATATGACGAGCAAGATGCGTTATATGATGTATTTGCTCAAGAAGCGGATTTCAATCTCGCCGAAGATGAAGTACTGCAACAATTTGATGAAGCCGCTATGGCTAACTTGCTTTCTGAAGAGCCGTTTGAGGATGACTTCTTCGCAGGTGAGCTTGATGGCGATACGGTTGCCAGTGCGGGAATGGATCTTGAAGCAATGCTGGCCGTTGGTGAAGACTGGGATGGCTTTAAGCTGCCAGAGGAGCCGACGCTTGGCGCTACAGAAGAGATGCCAGAAGATGAACGAGAAATCTGGGGCTCTGAAGAAGCACTGCAACAGCCGACGATTGACGACGAAAACTGGGCCGAGCAGGACGATTTTGACCCAAAACGCCATCAATTTATGACCATCGATGAGTTAATGGCCCAAGTCGATGGCGATGAGGTTGAGTTAGATGACCCGGATCTCAAGCTGGATGTAGGATTGGATGAGTTTCCAGATGTGATTGGCGATATTAGCGACATTGATGTGGATGAGAATGCGGAAGCAGCGGGTAAACTCGATTTGGCCAAGATTTATATCGAAATGAACGATGAGAGTGGCGCGGTTAAGTTACTCGAAGAAGCGATAGTGTACGGCGATGATGCGGTACGTCGTGAAGCGAAACAACTCATCGACAAAATTAATGGCCGTTAA